The following proteins are encoded in a genomic region of Oncorhynchus gorbuscha isolate QuinsamMale2020 ecotype Even-year linkage group LG11, OgorEven_v1.0, whole genome shotgun sequence:
- the LOC124048993 gene encoding tight junction protein ZO-2-like isoform X1: MQLQVEKPGSNMKFKKFITIMQAAMGIVPLNKRELLPPGRKLWRPPGDTPSTDQSNTDLFRSSCSWDRFYWTKEAQCLCLRRLSTPSYSAILRSPVMEETMWEQYTVTLQRDPKMGFGIAVSGGRDNPNEENGEMSIVVSDVLQGGPADGLLFENDRVVQVNATPMDGVPHSFAVQTLRKCGKVAKITVKRPRKVPVNLLKQGPSPDDRVFNNNDYDQDRHSVYSGRRGHQDRDHSQERGGYTDAGYQGQGFDRHYGRDDRGRSMERDLDPERQYRRDGSKGRTLDRERSPDRRYKSDRTLDRDHSPNLRYRSDLTLDRDPSPDRRFRSERTLDRTNSPDLRYRAGHSPARSHGRDHSFERNRKRVPSDRDQKEQMKRSGSRERLDRSPSPASMPIPMSRPPREPEPLEKPVSVLLLKNRPNEEYGLHLGSQLFIKEMTSTGLACRDGNLQEGDIILKINGTVTENLSLSDAGKLIEKSRGKLQLVVQRDRRQVLIRIPPLVDSDSELDDISEIGSYRSYSPQDDRRAPTSDLSSHSSNERLRDKPREDPPSRLAKMGAMPTPFAMPARVSDRVMENTPPLQAEREESCQETPPAPVVNVAPKLPLRPSIEDQDIYGPSTGMVRFQKGDSVGLRLAGGNDVGIFIAGVQEDSPAEHEGLCTGDQIMKVNNMDFRGIVREDAVLYLLEIPKGDDVTILAQSKPDVYKDILASGRGDSFFIRTHFEYEKEVPQSLPFFRGEIFKVTDTLYDGKLGNWLASRTDKDNQLLEKGIIPNKSRAEQMSNVQNAQRGTANDRGDFWRLRGQRAVKKKDLRKSREDLTAVSVTTRFPAYERVVLREAGFRRPVVVFGPIADAVNEKLGNDLPEEFVIAKTEPKDAGTEKSSGVVRLNTIRQIIEQDRHALLDVTPKAVDTLNYTQWYPIVVFLNPDSKGGVKTMRNRLVPGSNRSARKLYEQAVKLRKTCSHLFTATVDLNSANDGWYGSVKDSIRAQQERAVWVCEGKLNGSEEDLDIHDDRMSYLSAMSTDYLSMDSRLTSDYDDTADEGGAYTDNELDEPMDEPHQPVSAISRSSEPVLTERPHLAPIPRMRRSGSREGLRDPSPPPSFVPEPPKQVRVQSRGGYDSHSSSTISSDTAGGTKSAPPPVALKPTVALKPTLRALNQSSEDHAVPEGEDPANRSFMGKVKAFEKMDHLARAQRMLELQEAEQARLEIAQKHPDIYAVPVKLPKPNHNRPQPIGSSSNPEPQTPSSRPPYSESRGHFDDDEEEYRRQLADQTRRGYYSNPQKYKDTEL, from the exons AGCCCAGTCATGGAGGAAACCATGTGGGAGCAGTATACTGTGACACTGCAGAGG GACCCCAAGATGGGTTTTGGTATTGCAGTGTCCGGGGGGCGGGACAACCCCAATGAGGAAAACGGAGAGATGTCCATAGTAGTGTCTGACGTGCTTCAGGGAGGGCCCGCCGATGGCCTGCTATT TGAGAATGACCGGGTGGTGCAGGTGAACGCTACTCCCATGGATGGTGTGCCACACTCCTTCGCTGTACAGACCCTCAGAAAGTGTGGAAAAGTAGCCAAAATT ACGGTCAAGAGGCCCAGGAAGGTTCCGGTCAACCTGCTGAAACAAGGCCCTTCCCCTGACGACCGTGTCTTCAACAACAATGACTATGACCAGGACCGCCACAGTGTGTACAGTGGACGCAGAGGTCATCAAGATCGTGACCACAGCCAGGAGAGGGGAGGTTACACAGACGCTGGCTACCAGGGACAGGGTTTTGACCGGCATTACGGTCGAGATGACCGGGGCAGGAGTATGGAGAGGGACCTTGATCCAGAGAGGCAGTACAGACGAGATGGCAGCAAAGGTCGGACTCTGGACCGCGAACGTAGCCCTGACCGCCGCTACAAAAGTGACCGCACTCTTGACCGTGACCACAGCCCCAATCTGCGTTACCGTAGTGATCTCACTCTTGACCGCGACCCCAGCCCTGACAGGCGTTTCCGTAGCGAACGCACTCTGGACCGGACTAACAGCCCTGACTTGCGATACAGAGCTGGTCACAGTCCTGCCCGCAGTCACGGTCGCGACCACAGCTTTGAGCGGAACCGCAAACGTGTTCCTAGTGACCGCGACCAGAAGGAGCAGatgaagaggagtgggagcaGGGAACGTCTGGACCGTTCACCCTCCCCCGCCTCCATGCCAATCCCCATGTCCCGCCCTCCTCGGGAGCCGGAGCCCCTGGAGAAACCCGTTAGTGTGCTGCTACTGAAGAACAGGCCCAACGAAG AGTATGGTCTGCATCTGGGTAGTCAGCTGTTCATTAAGGAGATGACCAGCACAGGTCTGGCCTGCAGGGATGGCAACCTCCAGGAGGGAGACATCATACTGAAG ATCAATGGTACGGTGACCGAGAACCTGTCTCTGAGTGATGCAGGGAAGCTGATCGAGAAGTCTCGTGGGAAGCTGCAGCTGGTggtgcagagagacagaagacaggtCCTCATCAGGATTCCTCCCCTGGTAGACAGTGACTCTGAGCTCGATG ATATATCCGAGATCGGGTCATACCGCTCCTACTCGCCACAGGATGACCGACGGGCCCCCACCTCAGACCTGTCTTCCCATTCCTCCAATGAGAGGCTCCGAGACAAACCTAG GGAGGACCCACCAAGCAGGCTGGCTAAGATGGGCGCCATGCCGACACCGTTCGCCATGCCGGCACGAGTATCAGATAGAGTTATGGAGAACACGCCCCCTCTgcaagcagagagggaggagtccTGCCAAGAAACGCCCCCAG CACCGGTAGTCAATGTTGCCCCAAAGCTGCCACTGAGGCCAAGCATAGAGGACCAGGACATATACGG CCCCAGCACGGGGATGGTGCGTTTCCAGAAGGGAGATAGCGTGGGGCTGAGGCTGGCGGGAGGAAACGATGTGGGAATCTTCATTGCAGGCGTTCAGGAGGACAGCCCTGCAGAACATGAGGGCCTTTGCACCGGGGACCAGATCATGAAG gtgAATAACATGGACTTCAGGGGCATAGTGCGTGAGGATGCTGTCCTGTACTTGCTGGAGATTCCAAAGGGAGATGATGTCACCATTCTGGCTCAGAGCAAACCTGATG TCTATAAGGACATCCTGGCATCGGGTCGGGGGGACTCTTTCTTCATCAGGACCCACTTTGAGTATGAGAAAGAGGTTCCCCAGAGCCTGCCCTTCTTCCGTGGGGAGATCTTCAAGGTGACGGACACACTCTATGATGGCAAGCTTGGCAACTGGCTGGCCAGCCGCACTGACAAAGACAACCAGCTGCTGGAGAAGGGTATCATCCCCAATAAGAGCAG GGCCGAACAAATGTCAAATGTGCAGAACGCCCAGAGAGGAACAGCCAATGACAGAGGAGACTTCTGGAGGTTGAGAGGTCAAAGAGCGGTGAAGAAGAAGGACCTCCGTAAGAGCAGAGAGGACCTGACTGCCGTCTCTGTCACCACACGCTTCCCTGCCTATGAGAGGGTGGTCTTACGAGAAG CTGGCTTCAGGAGACCAGTGGTTGTGTTTGGGCCCATCGCAGACGCAGTCAATGAGAAACTGGGAAACGACCTGCCTGAAGAGTTTGTCATAGCCA AGACTGAGCCCAAGGATGCAGGCACTGAGAAGTCCTCCGGCGTGGTGAGACTCAATACCATTCGACAGATCATAGAACAG GACCGCCATGCCCTGCTGGATGTAACTCCCAAGGCGGTGGACACCCTGAATTATACCCAGTGGTACCCCATCGTGGTGTTCCTCAACCCGGACAGCAAGGGTGGCGTCAAGACCATGAGGAACCGCCTGGTACCTGGCTCCAACCGCAGTGCCCGCAAGCTCTACGAGCAGGCGGTCAAACTGAGGAAGACCTGTTCTCACCTCTTCACCG CGACCGTTGACCTGAACTCAGCCAATGATGGGTGGTACGGGAGTGTGAAGGACTCTATCCGGGCACAGCAGGAGCGGGCCGTGTGGGTCTGTGAGGGCAAG tTGAACGGCTCGGAGGAGGACCTGGATATCCATGACGACCGCATGTCATACCTGTCAGCGATGAGCACTGACTACCTGAGCATGGACAGCCGGCTGACCAGTGACTACGACGACACGGCCGATGAGGGCGGGGCTTACACCGACAACGAGCTGGACGAGCCAATGGACGAGCCCCATCAGCCGGTGTCGGCAATCAGCCGCTCCTCAGAGCCCGTACTGACAGAG aGACCCCATCTTGCCCCCATACCGCGTATGAGGAGatcagggagcagagaggggctgagagaccCCAGTCCACCCCCCTCCTTCGTCCCTGAGCCCCCCAAG CAGGTGAGGGTGCAGTCTCGCGGGGGCTACGACTCCCACTCCAGTAGCACCATTAGCAGCGACACTGCCGGGGGGACCAAGTCAGCCCCACCTCCAGTTGCCCTCAAGCCCACCGTGGCCCTTAAGCCTACTCTGAGGGCACTCAACCAGTCATCTGAGGACCACGCTGTCCCGGAGGGAGAGGACCCGGCCAACCGCTCCTTCATGGGCAAGGTGAAGGCCTTTGAAAAGATGGACCACCTGGCCAGAGCCCAGAGGATGCTGGAGCTCCAGGAGGCTGAGCAAGCACGG CTGGAAATAGCCCAGAAGCACCCAGACATCTATGCAGTCCCAGTGAAACTACCAAAACCCAACCACAACCGCCCACAGCCAATAGG CTCCAGCTCCAACCCGGAGCCCCAGACCCCATCCTCCAGGCCACCGTACTCTGAGAGTAGGGGTCATTTCGACGATGATGAGGAAGAGTACCGCAGACAGCTGGCTGACCAGACCAGACGAGGCTACTACAGTAACCCCCAGAAATACAAAGACACTGAGCTGTAG
- the LOC124048993 gene encoding tight junction protein ZO-2-like isoform X3 has translation MLATSDIRERTVALPNIPSLCLESPVMEETMWEQYTVTLQRDPKMGFGIAVSGGRDNPNEENGEMSIVVSDVLQGGPADGLLFENDRVVQVNATPMDGVPHSFAVQTLRKCGKVAKITVKRPRKVPVNLLKQGPSPDDRVFNNNDYDQDRHSVYSGRRGHQDRDHSQERGGYTDAGYQGQGFDRHYGRDDRGRSMERDLDPERQYRRDGSKGRTLDRERSPDRRYKSDRTLDRDHSPNLRYRSDLTLDRDPSPDRRFRSERTLDRTNSPDLRYRAGHSPARSHGRDHSFERNRKRVPSDRDQKEQMKRSGSRERLDRSPSPASMPIPMSRPPREPEPLEKPVSVLLLKNRPNEEYGLHLGSQLFIKEMTSTGLACRDGNLQEGDIILKINGTVTENLSLSDAGKLIEKSRGKLQLVVQRDRRQVLIRIPPLVDSDSELDDISEIGSYRSYSPQDDRRAPTSDLSSHSSNERLRDKPREDPPSRLAKMGAMPTPFAMPARVSDRVMENTPPLQAEREESCQETPPAPVVNVAPKLPLRPSIEDQDIYGPSTGMVRFQKGDSVGLRLAGGNDVGIFIAGVQEDSPAEHEGLCTGDQIMKVNNMDFRGIVREDAVLYLLEIPKGDDVTILAQSKPDVYKDILASGRGDSFFIRTHFEYEKEVPQSLPFFRGEIFKVTDTLYDGKLGNWLASRTDKDNQLLEKGIIPNKSRAEQMSNVQNAQRGTANDRGDFWRLRGQRAVKKKDLRKSREDLTAVSVTTRFPAYERVVLREAGFRRPVVVFGPIADAVNEKLGNDLPEEFVIAKTEPKDAGTEKSSGVVRLNTIRQIIEQDRHALLDVTPKAVDTLNYTQWYPIVVFLNPDSKGGVKTMRNRLVPGSNRSARKLYEQAVKLRKTCSHLFTATVDLNSANDGWYGSVKDSIRAQQERAVWVCEGKLNGSEEDLDIHDDRMSYLSAMSTDYLSMDSRLTSDYDDTADEGGAYTDNELDEPMDEPHQPVSAISRSSEPVLTERPHLAPIPRMRRSGSREGLRDPSPPPSFVPEPPKQVRVQSRGGYDSHSSSTISSDTAGGTKSAPPPVALKPTVALKPTLRALNQSSEDHAVPEGEDPANRSFMGKVKAFEKMDHLARAQRMLELQEAEQARLEIAQKHPDIYAVPVKLPKPNHNRPQPIGSSSNPEPQTPSSRPPYSESRGHFDDDEEEYRRQLADQTRRGYYSNPQKYKDTEL, from the exons ATGCTGGCTACTTCAGATATCCGGGAACGCACTGTTGCACTGCCCAACATTCCATCTCTCTGCCTGGAG AGCCCAGTCATGGAGGAAACCATGTGGGAGCAGTATACTGTGACACTGCAGAGG GACCCCAAGATGGGTTTTGGTATTGCAGTGTCCGGGGGGCGGGACAACCCCAATGAGGAAAACGGAGAGATGTCCATAGTAGTGTCTGACGTGCTTCAGGGAGGGCCCGCCGATGGCCTGCTATT TGAGAATGACCGGGTGGTGCAGGTGAACGCTACTCCCATGGATGGTGTGCCACACTCCTTCGCTGTACAGACCCTCAGAAAGTGTGGAAAAGTAGCCAAAATT ACGGTCAAGAGGCCCAGGAAGGTTCCGGTCAACCTGCTGAAACAAGGCCCTTCCCCTGACGACCGTGTCTTCAACAACAATGACTATGACCAGGACCGCCACAGTGTGTACAGTGGACGCAGAGGTCATCAAGATCGTGACCACAGCCAGGAGAGGGGAGGTTACACAGACGCTGGCTACCAGGGACAGGGTTTTGACCGGCATTACGGTCGAGATGACCGGGGCAGGAGTATGGAGAGGGACCTTGATCCAGAGAGGCAGTACAGACGAGATGGCAGCAAAGGTCGGACTCTGGACCGCGAACGTAGCCCTGACCGCCGCTACAAAAGTGACCGCACTCTTGACCGTGACCACAGCCCCAATCTGCGTTACCGTAGTGATCTCACTCTTGACCGCGACCCCAGCCCTGACAGGCGTTTCCGTAGCGAACGCACTCTGGACCGGACTAACAGCCCTGACTTGCGATACAGAGCTGGTCACAGTCCTGCCCGCAGTCACGGTCGCGACCACAGCTTTGAGCGGAACCGCAAACGTGTTCCTAGTGACCGCGACCAGAAGGAGCAGatgaagaggagtgggagcaGGGAACGTCTGGACCGTTCACCCTCCCCCGCCTCCATGCCAATCCCCATGTCCCGCCCTCCTCGGGAGCCGGAGCCCCTGGAGAAACCCGTTAGTGTGCTGCTACTGAAGAACAGGCCCAACGAAG AGTATGGTCTGCATCTGGGTAGTCAGCTGTTCATTAAGGAGATGACCAGCACAGGTCTGGCCTGCAGGGATGGCAACCTCCAGGAGGGAGACATCATACTGAAG ATCAATGGTACGGTGACCGAGAACCTGTCTCTGAGTGATGCAGGGAAGCTGATCGAGAAGTCTCGTGGGAAGCTGCAGCTGGTggtgcagagagacagaagacaggtCCTCATCAGGATTCCTCCCCTGGTAGACAGTGACTCTGAGCTCGATG ATATATCCGAGATCGGGTCATACCGCTCCTACTCGCCACAGGATGACCGACGGGCCCCCACCTCAGACCTGTCTTCCCATTCCTCCAATGAGAGGCTCCGAGACAAACCTAG GGAGGACCCACCAAGCAGGCTGGCTAAGATGGGCGCCATGCCGACACCGTTCGCCATGCCGGCACGAGTATCAGATAGAGTTATGGAGAACACGCCCCCTCTgcaagcagagagggaggagtccTGCCAAGAAACGCCCCCAG CACCGGTAGTCAATGTTGCCCCAAAGCTGCCACTGAGGCCAAGCATAGAGGACCAGGACATATACGG CCCCAGCACGGGGATGGTGCGTTTCCAGAAGGGAGATAGCGTGGGGCTGAGGCTGGCGGGAGGAAACGATGTGGGAATCTTCATTGCAGGCGTTCAGGAGGACAGCCCTGCAGAACATGAGGGCCTTTGCACCGGGGACCAGATCATGAAG gtgAATAACATGGACTTCAGGGGCATAGTGCGTGAGGATGCTGTCCTGTACTTGCTGGAGATTCCAAAGGGAGATGATGTCACCATTCTGGCTCAGAGCAAACCTGATG TCTATAAGGACATCCTGGCATCGGGTCGGGGGGACTCTTTCTTCATCAGGACCCACTTTGAGTATGAGAAAGAGGTTCCCCAGAGCCTGCCCTTCTTCCGTGGGGAGATCTTCAAGGTGACGGACACACTCTATGATGGCAAGCTTGGCAACTGGCTGGCCAGCCGCACTGACAAAGACAACCAGCTGCTGGAGAAGGGTATCATCCCCAATAAGAGCAG GGCCGAACAAATGTCAAATGTGCAGAACGCCCAGAGAGGAACAGCCAATGACAGAGGAGACTTCTGGAGGTTGAGAGGTCAAAGAGCGGTGAAGAAGAAGGACCTCCGTAAGAGCAGAGAGGACCTGACTGCCGTCTCTGTCACCACACGCTTCCCTGCCTATGAGAGGGTGGTCTTACGAGAAG CTGGCTTCAGGAGACCAGTGGTTGTGTTTGGGCCCATCGCAGACGCAGTCAATGAGAAACTGGGAAACGACCTGCCTGAAGAGTTTGTCATAGCCA AGACTGAGCCCAAGGATGCAGGCACTGAGAAGTCCTCCGGCGTGGTGAGACTCAATACCATTCGACAGATCATAGAACAG GACCGCCATGCCCTGCTGGATGTAACTCCCAAGGCGGTGGACACCCTGAATTATACCCAGTGGTACCCCATCGTGGTGTTCCTCAACCCGGACAGCAAGGGTGGCGTCAAGACCATGAGGAACCGCCTGGTACCTGGCTCCAACCGCAGTGCCCGCAAGCTCTACGAGCAGGCGGTCAAACTGAGGAAGACCTGTTCTCACCTCTTCACCG CGACCGTTGACCTGAACTCAGCCAATGATGGGTGGTACGGGAGTGTGAAGGACTCTATCCGGGCACAGCAGGAGCGGGCCGTGTGGGTCTGTGAGGGCAAG tTGAACGGCTCGGAGGAGGACCTGGATATCCATGACGACCGCATGTCATACCTGTCAGCGATGAGCACTGACTACCTGAGCATGGACAGCCGGCTGACCAGTGACTACGACGACACGGCCGATGAGGGCGGGGCTTACACCGACAACGAGCTGGACGAGCCAATGGACGAGCCCCATCAGCCGGTGTCGGCAATCAGCCGCTCCTCAGAGCCCGTACTGACAGAG aGACCCCATCTTGCCCCCATACCGCGTATGAGGAGatcagggagcagagaggggctgagagaccCCAGTCCACCCCCCTCCTTCGTCCCTGAGCCCCCCAAG CAGGTGAGGGTGCAGTCTCGCGGGGGCTACGACTCCCACTCCAGTAGCACCATTAGCAGCGACACTGCCGGGGGGACCAAGTCAGCCCCACCTCCAGTTGCCCTCAAGCCCACCGTGGCCCTTAAGCCTACTCTGAGGGCACTCAACCAGTCATCTGAGGACCACGCTGTCCCGGAGGGAGAGGACCCGGCCAACCGCTCCTTCATGGGCAAGGTGAAGGCCTTTGAAAAGATGGACCACCTGGCCAGAGCCCAGAGGATGCTGGAGCTCCAGGAGGCTGAGCAAGCACGG CTGGAAATAGCCCAGAAGCACCCAGACATCTATGCAGTCCCAGTGAAACTACCAAAACCCAACCACAACCGCCCACAGCCAATAGG CTCCAGCTCCAACCCGGAGCCCCAGACCCCATCCTCCAGGCCACCGTACTCTGAGAGTAGGGGTCATTTCGACGATGATGAGGAAGAGTACCGCAGACAGCTGGCTGACCAGACCAGACGAGGCTACTACAGTAACCCCCAGAAATACAAAGACACTGAGCTGTAG